In a single window of the Jaculus jaculus isolate mJacJac1 chromosome 9, mJacJac1.mat.Y.cur, whole genome shotgun sequence genome:
- the LOC101598606 gene encoding tyrosine-protein phosphatase non-receptor type 2-like — protein MHLPEITSLHHPMLVEGTEDSRGCGGKRQAKVLRNSNKHCDESNPIKAEIQRLQRTQAPSRSVKAQALLQNRGQKDYKSHRKTTATVCGGWSGGGGAGSPPCALPRSAAMERECRDLDAQSRWQSLYLQVRSESHDYPHRVAKFPENRNRNRYRDVSPYDHSRVKLQDTENDYINASLVAVAEARRSYVLTQGPLPNTCCHFWLMVWQQKTKAVVMLNRTVEKQSVRCAQYWPTDDREMLFKETGFKVKLLSEDVKPYYTVHLLQLENISSGESRTISHFHYTTWPDFGVPESPASFLTFLFKVRESGSLSPDHGPAVIHCSAGIGRSGAFSLVDTSLVLMEQGDAINIKQVLLSMRKFRMGLIQTPDQLRFSYMAIMEGAKYIKGDAPIQIRSRELSKEDAPPASEKYNGNRTGPEEEKLTGDGCTGLSSNIQDTVKGRRESVLRKRVREDRKASRAQKVQQMKQRLNETERKRKRWLYWQPILTKMGFVSVIVIGALVGWRLFFQQTAM, from the exons atgcacctgCCTGAGATTACAAGTCTGCACCATCCAATGCTAGTGGAAGGGACTGAGGACTCGCGTGGCTGTGGAGGGAAGCGGCAGGCCAAGGTG CTCCGAAATAGCAACAAGCACTGTGATGAATCAAaccccatcaaagcagaaatccagaggctacagagaactcaagcTCCTAGCAGATCTGTCAAGGCTCAGGCTTTGTTGcagaatagggggcagaaagattataagagccacagg aaaACAACAGCGACAGTTTGCGGGGGATggagcggtggggggggggctggctcCCCTCCATGCGCTCTCCCCCGCTCGGCCGCCATGGAGCGGGAGTGCCGGGACCTGGATGCTCAGAGTCGCTGGCAGTCGCTGTACCTGCAAGTTCGAAGCGAGTCTCATGACTACCCTCACCGAGTGGCCAAGTTTCCAGAAAACAGGAACCGAAACAGATACAGAGACGTCAGCCCATACGATCACAGTCGGGTTAAACTGCAGGATACGGAAAACGACTACATCAACGCCAGCCTAGTGGCCGTGGCCGAGGCGCGGAGGAGTTACGTCCTGACGCAGGGTCCGCTTCCTAACACCTGCTGCCACTTCTGGCTCATGGTGTGGCAGCAAAAGACCAAAGCAGTTGTCATGTTAAACCGAACTGTGGAGAAACAATCGGTTAGATGTGCACAGTACTGGCCAACAGACGACCGAGAGATGCTGTTTAAAGAAACAGGATTCAAAGTGAAACTCTTATCTGAAGATGTGAAACCCTATTACACAGTGCATCTGCTACAATTAGAAAACATCAGCAGTGGGGAGAGCAGAACAATATCGCACTTTCATTATACGACCTGGCCAGATTTTGGAGTCCCTGAATCACCAGCTTCGTTTCTCACTTTCTTGTTTAAAGTGAGAGAATCTGGCTCCTTGAGCCCTGACCACGGTCCTGCGGTGATCCACTGCAGTGCCGGCATCGGGCGCTCTGGCGCCTTCTCTCTGGTAGACACCAGTCTCGTGCTGATGGAACAAGGAGATGCTATTAACATTAAACAAGTGTTACTGAGCATGAGAAAATTCCGAATGGGACTTATTCAGACACCAGATCAACTCAGATTCTCTTACATGGCCATCATGGAAGGAGCTAAGTACATAAAGGGAGATGCACCTATCCAGATACGGAGCAGAGAACTTTCTAAGGAAGATGCACCACCTGCTTCTGAAAAGTACAATGGGAACAGAACAGGTCCAGAAGAAGAAAAGCTGACGGGTGATGGGTGCACAGGGCTTTCCTCTAACATACAGGACACtgtgaaggggaggagggagagtgtTCTACGGAAGCGGGTTCGAGAGGACAGAAAGGCTTCTAGGGCTCAGAAGGTGCAGCAGATGAAACAGAGGCTTAATGAAACTGAGCGAAAAAGGAAACGGTGGTTATATTGGCAACCTATTCTCACTAAGATGGGGTTTGTGTCAGTCATTGTGATTGGCGCTTTGGTTGGCTGGAGACTGTTTTTTCAGCAAACTGCCATGTAA
- the LOC101598308 gene encoding schlafen family member 12-like: MAAEKMNIIASLDTDHAKLVLDVGMVTLGEKIRAEMNEQQQKEQNRKVLVAVCALLNSGGGKIKAKIENPGYSLERDGIGQDLTNSFRNLLQSVRNYVDFIQEEGHFLIFVKSWSPGNSPLLIVTLETNVYERSLSSSVEMNAADALEFLKSLEQSGGRLCSRPELPAKGTGTVQEELFVETLASNFLDRKLTYMENFSFTESTHVEFKSFETNNLLKRLKEILPRTVSAFANTEGGYLFVGLDEKKQQIIGFKAEMKDLKQLKSEIERYIDRLPVYHFCKEKKGLNYKIRFMEVHDDAGSVCSYVCALRVERFCCAVFAKEPDSWLVKDSGVKAFTTEEWVMRMCGRAPPPSN; this comes from the coding sequence ATGGCAGCTGAGAAAATGAACATAATTGCTTCTCTGGACACTGACCATGCTAAGCTCGTGTTAGATGTAGGGATGGTCACTCTTGGAGagaaaattagggcagaaatgaatgaacaGCAACAGAAAGAACAGAATAGAAAGGTCTTAGTAGCTGTGTGTGCTCTCCTGAATTCTGGAGGAGGAAAGATCAAGGCTAAAATTGAAAATCCAGGATATAGTCTTGAGAGAGATGGAATTGGGCAAGATTTGACAAACTCTTTTAGAAACCTTTTGCAATCAGTTCGGAATTACGTAGACTTCATTCAGGAAGAAGGACACTTTTTAATCTTCGTGAAATCATGGAGTCCAGGCAACTCTCCTCTGCTGATTGTCACCTTGGAAACTAATGTGTATGAAAGAAGTTTGTCGTCGTCCGTTGAAATGAATGCTGCTGACGCACTGGAGTTCCTCAAATCCCTGGAACAAAGTGGAGGGAGATTGTGTTCAAGACCAGAACTGCCTGCTAAAGGAACCGGTACTGTACAAGAGGAACTCTTTGTGGAGACATTGGCTTCTAACTTTTTAGACAGAAAACTTACATACATGGAAAATTTCTCCTTCACTGAATCCACACATGTTGAATTCAAGTCATTTGAAACAAACAACTTGTTAAAACGCCTCAAAGAGATCCTCCCTCGAACTGTGTCTGCATTTGCAAATACTGAGGGGGGATATTTATTCGTTGGCTTAGATGAAAAGAAACAGCAAATAATTGGTTTCAAAGCAGAGATGAAGGATCTAAAACAGTTAAAAAGTGAAATAGAAAGGTACATTGATCGGTTGCCTGTCTATCACTTCTGTAAGGAGAAGAAGGGATTAAATTACAAGATCAGATTCATGGAAGTCCACGATGACGCAGGAAGTGTTTGTTCATACGTCTGTGCACTCAGAGTGGAGAGATTCTGCTGTGCCGTGTTTGCTAAAGAGCCTGACTCCTGGCTAGTGAAAGACAGCGGTGTGAAGGCCTTTACCACCGAGGAGTGGGTCATGCGCATGTGCGGGAGGGCTCCACCACCTTCCAATTAG